One Dioscorea cayenensis subsp. rotundata cultivar TDr96_F1 chromosome 15, TDr96_F1_v2_PseudoChromosome.rev07_lg8_w22 25.fasta, whole genome shotgun sequence genomic region harbors:
- the LOC120277520 gene encoding uncharacterized protein LOC120277520 yields MSRGQSSQPRPRPMRRGLERCQNKGSSDNGEVIDVEKIDVVVIDDTESSYYRTRGKNKIPSFVISIDDEEEVDAERNPGGVGCSAAVEGSDSDGDCVVFVKEETVPLNSRMKNVIFPECGSSRNRFGLYTPSEDGSSENGSSEIELSESESSDAESSDCEIMDGSSGGIRELWEKASLRKKIAEMSRYEPEDRVSASGSNTDPESLSPETTQDKAEVRDCFNESHSKNSEQVPVQCRESCSVREGPCPGKDTATKLSEDSRTARGKYSVVDSYPDAGMHCDDPIYNHMDEQVSEKRVNLPGENAFNYKGDATEDVEVPQRTPACDDKLQTDVRAGNDQFTFPDKGEQIPVENAFLPSELPNEYISQDRNGPSPANSSSPDPQPRNMKDIFSGVTGPENKGKLTPEPSLNSKDQRRADVDYGTYPQETNDFFPGKRSLHDPQPSSTNEDFSEVTGFGGKNKASKPFSDPQTQQVDVNDEPVSRESDTPCEKISSSDPQPSCKNEVFPEFVAFKGEEKAVPPSCYPEAQHANVNYDPNVDSGKPCAEKISVFHPRPCYVNQVFSEVAGFDDDEQLAVKPSCNSRAQHANVGCEDILQEKAYSTHEELSAKKSMDCSSQAENTKVGCIVTKESEAENEVIGDREKHKESDEYKRAQEEEWASRQRELQLQSEEALRMRKRRRIEALRLIDMERRQKQRLEEMRESQKKVEETINLKEQYRAEVRKELEQMETRYRDLASLLRGLGIHVRGGQFPLPHEVHSAYKQALLRYHPDRASRTDLRGQVEAEETFKLISRCKEKLLPISY; encoded by the exons ATGTCAAGGGGTCAATCATCACAGCCGAGGCCTCGGCCGATGAGGAGGGGCCTTGAGAGGTGCCAAAACAAGGGGAGTTCTGATAATGGAGAAGTTATAGATGTTGAAAAGattgatgttgttgttattgATGATACAGAGAGTTCTTACTATAGGACTAGaggtaaaaacaaaattcctaGTTTCGTTATTAGTATTGATGATGAAGAGGAAGTGGATGCCGAGCGAAATCCTGGTGGAGTCGGTTGTTCAGCTGCAGTTGAGGGTTCGGACAGTGATGGTGATTGTGTTGTGTTTGTTAAAGAGGAGACTGTGCCGTTGAATTCGAGGATGAAAAATGTGATCTTCCCTGAATGTGGTTCATCGAGAAACCGCTTTGGTTTGTATACCCCATCAGAGGATGGGTCATCAGAAAATGGCTCTTCGGAAATAGAACTGTCTGAGAGTGAGAGTTCTGATGCTGAGAGCTCTGATTGTGAGATTATGGATGGTTCTTCTGGTGGTATTCGTGAACTGTGGGAAAAAGCTTCACTTAGGAAGAAAATTGCAGAGATGAGTAGGTATGAGCCTGAGGATCGTGTCAGTGCCTCTGGTTCAAATACTGATCCTGAATCCCTTTCGCCTGAGACAACTCAGGACAAGGCTGAGGTGCGGGATTGCTTTAATGAGTCACATTCAAAGAATTCTGAACAAGTACCTGTTCAGTGTAGAGAATCCTGCAGTGTAAGGGAGGGTCCCTGTCCTGGTAAGGATACTGCCACCAAGCTTAGTGAAGATTCACGTACTGCTAGAGGGAAATATAGTGTTGTAGATTCGTATCCTGATGCTGGAATGCATTGTGATGATCCTATCTATAACCATATGGATGAGCAGGTCTCTGAAAAGAGAGTTAATTTACCTGGTGAAAATGCATTCAATTATAAGGGAGATGCTACTGAAGATGTAGAAGTACCCCAGAGAACACCTGCATGCGATGATAAATTGCAAACTGATGTACGTGCTGGGAATGACCAATTTACATTCCCGGATAAGGGAGAACAAATTCCAGTGGAAAATGCATTTTTACCATCAGAGCTACCTAATGAATACATTTCTCAAGATAGAAACGGACCTTCTCCTGCAAATTCATCATCACCTGACCCTCAACCACGAAATATGAAGGATATTTTTTCTGGGGTTACTGGTCCTGAGAACAAGGGCAAATTGACTCCAGAACCTTCCTTAAATTCCAAAGATCAGCGCCGTGCAGATGTTGATTATGGGACTTATCCTCAAGAgacaaatgatttttttcctgGAAAAAGATCACTGCATGATCCTCAACCTTCCTCTACAAATGAGGATTTCTCTGAGGTTACTGGTTTTGGGGGGAAAAATAAAGCCTCAAAACCTTTCAGCGACCCCCAAACTCAGCAAGTAGATGTTAATGATGAACCTGTTTCACGAGAGAGTGATACGCCTTGTGAAAAAATATCATCATCTGACCCCCAACCTTCTTGTAAGAATGAGGTTTTTCCTGAGTTTGTTGCGTTTAAGGGTGAGGAAAAGGCCGTTCCACCTTCATGCTATCCTGAAGCTCAACATGCTAATGTTAATTATGATCCTAATGTAGACAGTGGTAAACCTTGTGCTGAAAAAATATCAGTATTCCACCCTCGACCTTGCTATGTGAATCAAGTTTTCTCTGAGGTTGCTggttttgatgatgatgagcaaCTTGCTGTCAAACCTTCCTGCAACTCCAGAGCTCAGCATGCAAATGTTGGTTGCGAAGATATCCTTCAGGAGAAAGCATACTCAACTCATGAAGAACTATCTGCAAAGAAAAGTATGGATTGCAGTTCTCAAGcagaaaatacaaaagtggGGTGTATAGTAACCAAAGAATCTGAGGCTGAAAATGAGGTGATCGGTGATCGGGAAAAGCACAAGGAGTCTGATGAGTACAAACGCGCTCAAGAGGAAGAATGGGCATCCAGGCAGAGAGAGCTGCAGCTTCAG TCTGAGGAAGCACTGCGAATGCGGAAGAGAAGAAGGATTGAGGCCTTACGTTTGATAGACATGGAGAGGAGGCAAAAGCAACGGCTGGAAGAAATGAGGGAATCACAGAAAAAG GTTGAGgaaacaataaatttgaaagaaCAGTATCGTGCTGAAGTAAGGAAGGAGCTTGAGCAAATGGAAACTAGATATAGAGACTTGGCTTCACTCCTGCGTGGATTAGGCATCCATGTCAGAGGGGGTCAGTTTCCATTGCCTCATGAG